The Christensenella timonensis DNA segment TCCTTATTCTCCCGGAGGAATTCCTGTTGATACGCATGTATCATTTCTACGGTTTTACGTGCATTTTTCCTGCTCACAGGCTTTAATGGGTAGCGATTCTCACGAAACCTGGTAAGGCCTGCGGGCACGACCGCCAACGAGCGTACGCCCGGGTAGAGCGCGTAAAGTTCCTCTATCGTTTCCCGCAGGATTTCCCCATCGTTGATCCCTTCGCACATCACCACCTGCGTATGCACCTCAATGCCATTCTCCACGAAGCGCCCAAGGATATCAAAGGTTTTCTGCGCATCATCATTTCCCAGCAGCATATTGTGCACTGCATGGTCATAGGCATGCACCGATACATACAGCGGAGAGATATGTTGGGCCACAATGCGCCCGATATCCCCGTCGCTCAGGTTTGTCAGCGTGATATAGCTTCCCATCAGGAAGGACATGCGCCAGTCGTCATCCTTAAAATACAGGGTCTTGCGCATCCCTTTGGGCATTTGGTCTACAAAGCAAAACACACATTTGTTGCGGCATACGATCTTTCTGCCGAAACCGTCGTCAGCAAAGCCGATCCCCAGTTCTTCATACGGATCTTTCTCGATCTCAATTTCTTCCTCGCTGCCGTCCGCTTTACGGATCAGCAGCAAAAGCCTCTCCTCCGATACCGCGTATGCGTAATCGATATAGTCACGCATTTGCTGCCCATTGATCTTGAGCAGGACGTCGCCTACGCCAATGCCGCATAAGGCCGCGATGCTTCCCTCTTCAATTGTACTGATACGGCGGCCCATGTATACCACTCCTAAAAGAAAGCGGGCAAGCCGCCCGCTTCTTCAATACTTGTTCTGTGTCGCCGCTTATTTATAAAGCGGGAATTCCTCGCACAGCGCAAAGACTTGTTTCGTTACATCGTCCCTCGCACTTTCACCTTCCTTGATCATCTTCGCGATCAGGCTGCCGATGATCTCCATCTGCGGCTCTTTCATCTTGCGTGTCGTAGCCGCAGGCGTACCGATGCGGATGCCGCTTGTTACAAACGGGCTCAATGTTTCAAACGGGATCGTATTCTTATTGACTGTGATGTGAGCGGAATCGAGCAGGGCTTCCACTTCTTTTCCGGTCTTTCCCTGCTTTCCTACGTCAAGGAGCATCAGGTGGTTGTCCGTGCCGCCGGAAACGAGCCGGATCCCATGATCCATCAGCGTCTTTGCAAGCACAGCAGCATTCTTCACGATCTGTTCCTGATATTGCTTAAATTCAGGCTGCAGCGCCTCGTGGAAGGAGACGGCTTTTGCCGCGATCACATGCATCAGCGGGCCACCCTGTATCCCCGGGAATACCGCTTTATTGATCGCCGGGCCATATTCTTCCGAACAGAGGATCATGCCGCCGCGCGGCCCGCGCAGCGTTTTATGTGTCGTCGTAGTCGTAAAATGGGCATACGGCACCGGATTGGGATGCAAGCCCGCCGCAACGAGTCCGGCGATGTGCGCCATGTCTACCATCAGGTAAGCGCCGGCAGCATCCGCGATCTCGCGGAATTTTGCAAAATCGATCGTACGCGGATAAGCGCTCGCTCCTGCGACGATCATTTTCGGCTTGTGTTCCATGGCCAGCTTGTATACCTGGTCATAATCGATCGTTTCATTTTCTTCACTTACACCATAAGGTACGATGTTGAAATATTTACCTGAAATGTTGACCGGGCTGCCATGCGTTAGGTGTCCGCCATGCGATAAGTTCATACCGAGAATCGTATCTCCCGGATCAAGCATCGCAAAATATACTGCCGTGTTCGCCTGCGCGCCCGAATGCGGCTGTACATTTGCAAATTCTGCGCCAAACAGCTTCTTGGCACGGTCGCGCGCCAGATCCTCCACCTCGTCGACAAATTCGCAGCCGCCGTAGTAACGCTTGCCCGGATATCCCTCTGCGTATTTGTTCGTCAGGTGCGAGCCCATCGCCTGCATCACTGCCGGAGAAACAAAGTTCTCGGACGCAATCAGCTCGATGTTATGCTCCTGGCGGTCAAGCTCGCGCATCATCGAATCATATACTTCACTGTCCGCTTTCTTTACTTCAGAAAAATCCAACATATTTTTTACCCCTTATAAATTTTATCAAAATTTGCGATCGCAAATTTAGCTGCATTTTGTTCCGCTTCCTTTTTGGAGCCGCCTACGCCCTCACAGATGACCTCGCTTCCTACGATCAGCCGCACATAAAAGGTCGTATTATGCGGCGGGCCTTCCTGCCTGCTGACAAGGTAATTGATCTCCTGCTTGACAGTTTTTTGCACCATTTCCTGCAATTGCGATTTATAGTCATGATCGGAAATACGGGTCATCGCCGCCTTGATCGTATTGAAAAACAATACATTGATCACGCTCTGTGCCGCATAAAACCCACCGTCCGTATAAATGGCTCCCATGAGCGCTTCCAGTACATTTTCCAGGATTGACGTTTTATTCCTGCCGCCCGACTGTTCCTCCCCGTTTCCAAGGAAGATATAATGACCCAGATCGATCGTCCGCGCAATACCGGCCAGGGATTTGGAACAAACGATATCCGCGCGTTTTTGCGTGAGCATCCCTTCCGAAAAATCTCCGTAATGGTTGAACAGGTAATCGCTGATGATCAGCTCTATTACCGCGTCCCCTAAAAACTCCAACCGCTCATAGTTGGGTACATTGCCGCATGACGGGTGTGTCAGCGCGCGTACAAGCAAGTCCCCGTCATGGAAGTCATATCCGATTCTCTTTTGCAGTTCCCTTAAAAGCTCATCCATTATTGATCCGTCAACTTCGCGATCTCTTCCTTGATCACTTCCACGACATTTCCAGAAACAAATTTGCGTGAATTCCTGATCGTATTAAAAATTGCCTTTTCATCCGAGCTGCCATGCGATTTCACAACGCCGCCCCGAAGTCCCAAAAGCAATGAACCGCCATATTCCGTATAGTCCATCTTCTTTTTCAACTTTCCGAAAGCGCCTTTCATAAAGGCTGCCCCCAGCTTAGCGCTTGTTGATTCCTTAATGTATCCCTTGAGCATACCGAGGATCGTCTTTGCACATCCTTCGACGAACTTCAGCACGATATTTCCTGTGAAACCGTCGCATACCAATACGTCAAACTGTCCTGACAATAAATCCCTGCCTTCGGCATTTCCCACAAAATGAAGCGGGGCTTCCTTTAACAGCTGATACGCCTGTTTGGTAAGCTCGCTGCCCTTTTCTTCCTCGCCGCCGATGTTGATCAGGCCCACTTTTGGCGCCTGCATACCAAACACTTTTTCCATATAGATACTGCCCATGACGCCAAACTGCTGTAAATATTTGGGCGTACATTCCGTATTCGCGCCCACGTCAATTAACAGCACCTCACCCGTCTGCGTAGGCAGTACCGGTGCCAGCGCAGGCCGTTTGATCCCCGGGATGCGCTTGACGATCAGCGTAGCGCCTGCGACCAATGCGCCGGTGTTGCCGGCAGAAACGGCAATATCTCCCTTTCCCTCCGCCAAGAGCTTGAGCGCAACCGCCATTGAGGAATCCGGCTTTTCTTTGAGTGCCTTAACCGGCGAATCGTTCATTTCGATCAGCTGCGTCGTATGTACGATTTCCAGACGGCTTTTATCATAAGTAAGCCCGCCCAATATCCCTTCGATCCGTTCCCGATCGCCTGTCAATACGATATTGACGTCCGGAAACGCCTCGATTCCTGCCGCCGCGCCCCTTACAATTGCTTCGGGAGCGTTATCACCGCCCATAGCGTCCATTATGATCTTCATGTCTATCCCTCTCAAATCTTCAAACAAATACAAATACAGTATACATGAAAATGTGATGATTTCCAACCTAATTCAACGAAAAAAGGGTCTGTATTCTAACAGACCCCTTTTATAACGCAATCTTATTTAGCAGCTCCCTCTTTCGGCGCTACGACGAGTCTTCCGTTGTAGTATCCGCAATTCGGGCAAACTCTATGCGCAAGCTTCGGCTGATGGCACTGCGGGCACTGCGATACAGCAGGAGCAGTCAGCTTCCAATGCGCTCTTCTTGTACGTTTCCGTTGCTTAGAAGTCCTATTCTTTGGTACTGCCACTTTCTACACCTCCCTGGGTTCAAAACAATCCCTTTAATTTTGCAAACGGATTTGTTTCATCCGTGTCATTTACCGCACAGTTACATTGCGTCTCATTCAAGTCCTGTCCGCACACCGGGCATAACCCCTTGCATGCTTCATCACACAGGAACTGGTGCGGCAAGCCTAATATAATGACATCATACACCATCTTGTCGAGGCAAAGCGCCTCTCCCTTGTAGGTATATTCATCCTCGCCCTGCGTACCCTCCGGCAGGAATACTTCATCGAACTCCCCCGCAAAATCGTACGTCATGTCTTTTAAACAGCGGTCGCACTGTACGTTGAGGACAGCAGCAAGCGTCCCGTTCACGCTGACGCGCCTTTCGTTCACGCTGTACTCTGCCTTAAGCCGGATCGGCTGATCGAAATCGATATCTTCGCCCAGATCCGGGATACCGTTATACTCATAAGAATACGTCGTTCCCTCGTTTTTCAGCGCGTTTGAAAGCTTGATATCAATCATATTTTTTCCTCAGCAAAAAACAGCTACCATATCATTATATTTTTATGCCTTTTAATTGTCAATATCTTTTTTGATGCAACGCCTTTATTTACAGCAGATTTCATAGGTATCTTTTGCAATCGTCATTTCCTCGTCTGTTGGGATAACGAGGATCTTGACCTTGGAATCCGCCGCGGAAATTTCCATCTCCTCGCCGCGCATACCGTCGTTCTTTGCTTTGTCGAGCTTGATGCCCATAAATTCGAGGCCCTCCACTGCATGTGCGCGGACATCCCAGTCGTTCTCTCCTACGCCGCCGGCAAAGGTCAGCACGTCAACGCCTCCCATCGCCGCCGCATAAGCGCCGATGAATTTCTTCAAGCGGTAGTTGAATACGTCGAGCGCCAGT contains these protein-coding regions:
- a CDS encoding serine hydroxymethyltransferase, with the protein product MLDFSEVKKADSEVYDSMMRELDRQEHNIELIASENFVSPAVMQAMGSHLTNKYAEGYPGKRYYGGCEFVDEVEDLARDRAKKLFGAEFANVQPHSGAQANTAVYFAMLDPGDTILGMNLSHGGHLTHGSPVNISGKYFNIVPYGVSEENETIDYDQVYKLAMEHKPKMIVAGASAYPRTIDFAKFREIADAAGAYLMVDMAHIAGLVAAGLHPNPVPYAHFTTTTTHKTLRGPRGGMILCSEEYGPAINKAVFPGIQGGPLMHVIAAKAVSFHEALQPEFKQYQEQIVKNAAVLAKTLMDHGIRLVSGGTDNHLMLLDVGKQGKTGKEVEALLDSAHITVNKNTIPFETLSPFVTSGIRIGTPAATTRKMKEPQMEIIGSLIAKMIKEGESARDDVTKQVFALCEEFPLYK
- the plsX gene encoding phosphate acyltransferase PlsX codes for the protein MKIIMDAMGGDNAPEAIVRGAAAGIEAFPDVNIVLTGDRERIEGILGGLTYDKSRLEIVHTTQLIEMNDSPVKALKEKPDSSMAVALKLLAEGKGDIAVSAGNTGALVAGATLIVKRIPGIKRPALAPVLPTQTGEVLLIDVGANTECTPKYLQQFGVMGSIYMEKVFGMQAPKVGLINIGGEEEKGSELTKQAYQLLKEAPLHFVGNAEGRDLLSGQFDVLVCDGFTGNIVLKFVEGCAKTILGMLKGYIKESTSAKLGAAFMKGAFGKLKKKMDYTEYGGSLLLGLRGGVVKSHGSSDEKAIFNTIRNSRKFVSGNVVEVIKEEIAKLTDQ
- the rpmF gene encoding 50S ribosomal protein L32, with amino-acid sequence MAVPKNRTSKQRKRTRRAHWKLTAPAVSQCPQCHQPKLAHRVCPNCGYYNGRLVVAPKEGAAK
- a CDS encoding DUF512 domain-containing protein gives rise to the protein MGRRISTIEEGSIAALCGIGVGDVLLKINGQQMRDYIDYAYAVSEERLLLLIRKADGSEEEIEIEKDPYEELGIGFADDGFGRKIVCRNKCVFCFVDQMPKGMRKTLYFKDDDWRMSFLMGSYITLTNLSDGDIGRIVAQHISPLYVSVHAYDHAVHNMLLGNDDAQKTFDILGRFVENGIEVHTQVVMCEGINDGEILRETIEELYALYPGVRSLAVVPAGLTRFRENRYPLKPVSRKNARKTVEMIHAYQQEFLRENKETRFVFPADEMYIKAGLPLPELEEYEGFEQIENGVGMVRSFVDEAKDALEDLGGERPRYREIGMITGVDFYPFLKEIAREAEERLKIKINVYAVRNDFFGEMVTVTGLLTGGDMIRQLKGKLRGEVLFLSSCCFKENEETMLDEVSLDDLADALGVPCRKIENDGYEWIRAMLIE
- a CDS encoding YceD family protein, whose protein sequence is MIDIKLSNALKNEGTTYSYEYNGIPDLGEDIDFDQPIRLKAEYSVNERRVSVNGTLAAVLNVQCDRCLKDMTYDFAGEFDEVFLPEGTQGEDEYTYKGEALCLDKMVYDVIILGLPHQFLCDEACKGLCPVCGQDLNETQCNCAVNDTDETNPFAKLKGLF
- the rnc gene encoding ribonuclease III encodes the protein MDELLRELQKRIGYDFHDGDLLVRALTHPSCGNVPNYERLEFLGDAVIELIISDYLFNHYGDFSEGMLTQKRADIVCSKSLAGIARTIDLGHYIFLGNGEEQSGGRNKTSILENVLEALMGAIYTDGGFYAAQSVINVLFFNTIKAAMTRISDHDYKSQLQEMVQKTVKQEINYLVSRQEGPPHNTTFYVRLIVGSEVICEGVGGSKKEAEQNAAKFAIANFDKIYKG